In Candidatus Eisenbacteria bacterium, the following proteins share a genomic window:
- a CDS encoding BMC domain-containing protein, whose product MAEALGMIECRSFPAMVEAADAMVKAAKVELVSYEKTGGGYTTAIVRGDVAAVKAACDAGQTAAARVGEIVAVHIIPRPHTNVDLVIPLGRAPEAAKGK is encoded by the coding sequence ATGGCAGAAGCATTGGGGATGATCGAGTGCCGGAGCTTTCCGGCGATGGTCGAGGCGGCCGACGCGATGGTCAAGGCCGCCAAGGTCGAGCTGGTGAGCTACGAGAAGACGGGGGGCGGGTACACGACGGCGATCGTTCGTGGGGACGTCGCAGCCGTGAAGGCCGCGTGCGACGCTGGCCAGACAGCCGCGGCGCGCGTGGGCGAAATCGTGGCGGTCCACATCATTCCGAGGCCTCACACGAACGTCGACCTCGTGATCCCGTTGGGCCGAGCGCCTGAAGCCGCCAAGGGGAAGTAA
- a CDS encoding ethanolamine utilization protein EutN: protein MHLARVVGTVVSTQKEKTLEGLKFLLLEQVDQDRKATGTSVVAADAVGAGVGELVLYASGSSARMTSLTDKRPVDAVIMAIVDSWEIAGREVYKKGRDDEGSDS from the coding sequence ATGCACTTGGCGAGAGTGGTCGGGACGGTCGTCTCGACCCAGAAGGAGAAGACCCTCGAGGGCCTCAAGTTCCTTCTTCTCGAGCAAGTCGACCAGGATCGCAAGGCGACCGGGACAAGTGTCGTCGCAGCCGACGCCGTCGGCGCCGGAGTGGGCGAGCTTGTCCTCTACGCGAGCGGAAGCTCGGCGCGGATGACAAGCCTCACCGACAAGCGCCCCGTCGACGCGGTCATCATGGCGATCGTCGATAGCTGGGAGATCGCCGGCCGCGAGGTCTACAAGAAGGGCCGAGATGACGAGGGAAGCGACTCTTGA